A window of the Eulemur rufifrons isolate Redbay chromosome 6, OSU_ERuf_1, whole genome shotgun sequence genome harbors these coding sequences:
- the MYOD1 gene encoding myoblast determination protein 1 — protein sequence MELLSPPLRDVDLTGPDGSLCSFATADDFYDDPCFDSPDLRFFEDLDPRLVHVGALLKPEEHSHFPAAVHPAPGAREDEHVRAPSGHHQAGRCLLWACKACKRKTTNADRRKAATMRERRRLSKVNEAFETLKRCTSSNPNQRLPKVEILRNAIRYIESLQALLRDQDAAPPGAAAAFYAPGPLPPGRGGEHYSGDSDASSPRSNCSDGMMDYSGPPSGARRRNCYEGAYYSEASSEPRPGKSAAVSSLDCLSSIVERISTESPAAPALLLADVPPESPPRPQEATAQNEGERGAPTPSPDTAPQCPAGANPNPIYQVL from the exons ATGGAGCTGCTGTCACCGCCGCTCCGCGACGTAGACTTGACGGGCCCCGACGGCTCTCTTTGCTCCTTTGCTACAGCGGATGACTTCTATGACGACCCGTGTTTTGACTCCCCGGACCTGCGCTTCTTCGAGGATCTGGACCCGCGCCTGGTGCACGTGGGCGCACTCCTGAAGCCTGAGGAGCACTCGCATTTCCCTGCGGCCGTGCACCCAGCCCCGGGCGCGCGCGAGGACGAGCATGTGCGCGCGCCCAGCGGGCACCACCAAGCGGGCCGCTGCCTACTGTGGGCCTGCAAGGCGTGCAAGCGCAAGACCACCAACGCCGACCGCCGCAAGGCCGCCACCATGCGGGAGCGACGCCGCCTGAGCAAAGTTAACGAGGCCTTCGAGACGCTCAAGCGCTGCACGTCGAGCAACCCTAACCAGCGGTTGCCCAAGGTAGAGATCCTCCGCAACGCCATCCGCTATATCGAGAGCCTGCAGGCTCTTCTGCGCGACCAAGACGCCGCGCCCCCTGGCGCTGCCGCCGCCTTCTACGCGCCCGGCCCGCTGCCTCCCGGCCGCGGTGGCGAGCACTACAGCGGAGACTCGGACGCGTCCAGCCCGCGCTCCAACTGTTCCGACGGCATG ATGGACTACAGCGGCCCTCCGAGCGGCGCCCGGCGGCGGAACTGCTATGAAGGCGCCTACTACAGCGAGGCGTCCAGCG AACCCAGGCCCGGGAAGAGTGCGGCCGTGTCGAGCCTAGACTGCCTGTCCAGCATCGTGGAGCGCATCTCCACCGAGAGCCCCGCAGCACCCGCGCTCCTGCTGGCCGACGTGCCGCCGGAGTCGCCTCCGCGCCCGCAAGAGGCGACCGCCCAGAACGAGGGCGAGCGTGGCGCCCCCACCCCGTCCCCGGACACCGCCCCTCAGTGTCCTGCGGGCGCGAACCCCAACCCGATCTACCAGGTGCTCTGA